One region of Triticum aestivum cultivar Chinese Spring chromosome 6B, IWGSC CS RefSeq v2.1, whole genome shotgun sequence genomic DNA includes:
- the LOC123134684 gene encoding uncharacterized protein, whose translation MPCPCPPRPPRPPRASARPGPTRSSSARTRRRFFSRAGVAEDPAPEPFSFTKSLLTWPQGGGFMRGRIRVAGWELELTAATTFEKICTLLLSAQLQRCNDATFYRSFDVLEGLTLLGLYCQPSSRRLHGHLLVARAADLPRSTESPLRAPRDYELVWDFHAAADAGGASAGSCSGYGSVVPGARDPRHDGPGKPPLDEVGCVRADLTDECEPHSSLLHLQLTSTSRGPW comes from the exons ATGCCATGCCCTTGCCCGCCTCGGCCACCGCGTCCGCCCCGCGCTAGCGCCAGGCCAGGGCCGACGAGGAGCTCGTCCGCGCGCACCCGCCGCCGCTTCTTTAGCCGCGCCGGCGTCGCCGAGGACCCGGCGCCTGAGCCATTCTCCTTCACCAAGTCCCTCCTGACGTGGCCACAAG GTGGCGGGTTCATGCGGGGCAGGATCCGCGTGGCCGGATGGGAGCTGGAGCTCACGGCGGCCACGACCTTCGAGAAAATTTGCACTCTGTTGCTGTCGGCGCAGCTGCAGCGTTGCAACGACGCCACCTTCTATCGGTCGTTCGACGTCCTCGAGGGCTTAACCCTGCTCGGCCTCTACTGCCAGCCCAGCAGCCGCCGCCTCCACGGCCACCTCCTCGTCGCCAGGGCCGCCGACCTGCCGCGCTCCACGGAGTCGCCTCTCCGCGCGCCGCGGGACTATGAGCTCGTCTGGGACTTCCACGCCGCTGCCGATGCCGGTGGCGCCAGCGCGGGCTCTTGCTCCGGCTATGGATCAGTGGTACCGGGCGCTCGGGATCCTCGTCACGACGGCCCCGGCAAGCCGCCGCTCGATGAGGTGGGCTGCGTGCGCGCCGACCTCACCGACGAGTGCGAGCCGCACAGCTCCCTGCTCCACCTGCAACTCACCTCGACATCTCGAGGACCTTGGTAG